From a single Brettanomyces bruxellensis chromosome 7, complete sequence genomic region:
- the CPR2 gene encoding Peptidyl-prolyl cis-trans isomerase B (SECRETED:SignalP(1-26)), with translation MKFSLGGLVSFLVLCLMFAKQTLCAADSNLPELPTVTHKVYMDIVEGRGKDAKKLGRVVLGLFGGVVPKTTKNFYQLCASDDPNFGYKDSTFHRVIKNFMIQGGDFTKGDGTGGKSIYGSKFEDENFKVALDRPGLLAMANAGPDTNGSQFFITTVSTPWLTGRHVAFGRVLEGYEVVEKIENAKTGFGDKPRKPIIVAECGVIDDAAETTAEVKDEL, from the coding sequence ATGAAATTTTCACTGGGCGGATTAGTGTCCTTTTTGGTGCTTTGCCTTATGTTTGCAAAGCAGACATTATGTGCAGCAGATTCGAATCTTCCAGAATTGCCAACTGTGACACACAAGGTGTACATGGATATCGTGGAGGGACGTGGCAAGGATGCGAAGAAGCTTGGGAGAGTTGTGCTTGGACTTTTCGGAGGAGTTGTTCCAAAAACTACAAAGAACTTTTACCAATTGTGTGCATCGGATGATCCAAACTTTGGATACAAGGACTCAACGTTCCACAGAGTGATCAAGAACTTCATGATTCAAGGCGGTGACTTCACGAAGGGTGATGGGACAGGTGGCAAGTCGATTTACGGCAGCAAATTCGAGGATGAGAACTTCAAAGTTGCATTAGACAGACCAGGTCTTTTGGCCATGGCTAATGCAGGCCCAGACACCAATGGATCGCAGTTTTTCATCACTACTGTGTCGACTCCATGGCTTACGGGAAGACACGTTGCGTTTGGCCGGGTTTTGGAAGGTTACGAAGTTGTTGAGAAGATTGAGAATGCAAAGACAGGATTTGGCGACAAACCGAGAAAGCCAATCATTGTTGCGGAATGTGGTGTCATTGATGATGCTGCCGAGACAACTGCTGAGGTTAAGGACGAGTTGTGA
- a CDS encoding uncharacterized protein (BUSCO:EOG09260A27), producing the protein MSSSYSSYGTDTSERTTPRAIDAPTRRHASMSVDGGQALGRSFIYSSYRPSGLEGFAAGTPAVHSTSSVHEETANFAGVGVDEESSGSEAVLGETAEPEPEGEGEAEVEGERSYWSAGEPRATKSSKSDSFSQTSLSHNSLHNSFSQTPEPPSESPLPEAPLLAEPPRTSWQKFFARARKITRDFPRDLPAWKQTGARVVGYVPAVFLGVLMNILDALSYGMIMFPLSEPCFKDMGPAGLSMFYVSTIVSQLVFSLGGSAFKSGIGSEMIEVTPFFHKMASSIMVSLGEDNKDAVVATTIVTLAFSSVVTGLCFGLLGKFRLGRLVGFFPRHILVGCVGGVGYFLVVTAIEVCSRIDGGIHYNAAVLRYLLQPLVFLQWTVPLALCAVLVLAERFVRSPLLVPGYIIAVFAAFHALVAAVPQWSLGAARRFGWVFAAQRSAGPWYGFYALYRWRIVDWWLVLAQMPTILALTFFGVLHVPINVPALALSTGQGADGADAVDVDRELLAHGISNALSGMLGAIQNYLVYTNSVLFIRAGADSRLSGVLLALATAAVMVAGPAIIGYIPVCVVGTLVYLLGYELLKEALWDTVGRVRPFEYATIVVIVVTMGAVDFVAGIIVGILLACVSFVVEAAGREVVRGVYSGRYARSIVVRHPKQIEFLARVGRQTCVFKLAGSLFFGSIGRLEERVRTRFAHHAWLRDPIKFLILDVNGVPGIDFSAAEGFKRIRNLALDRGCYLLISSVDAHSVMVRALEDCGLWEDPRDRARVQLFHDLNSALEWCENRFLADVAAYARGSAALDSPGTSPTGIAIRSRRASKIGARPRSASHAQTSRRLPMALLQNAGFSPSEHIPLLSASPRRAQFVSAAQKSLSAERRELLKSAAPPAQPLPLVLKIMQGLADSLSESLWAALCPYLRKSVFGAARTIYSRGSDPVALFFVEHGLINYRMTFNNLNLSLRSSVLPLTLFGDIIASHSDDRKIVYTAESASTVWVLDAASIGRLRADNAELYEQLLVVCLRLSAQRADTIASNIMVSS; encoded by the coding sequence ATGAGCTCGAGCTATTCAAGCTACGGTACAGACACATCAGAGAGGACGACTCCGCGGGCGATCGACGCGCCGACGCGGCGGCACGCGTCGATGTCGGTTGACGGGGGCCAGGCGTTGGGTCGAAGCTTCATATACAGCAGTTATCGCCCGAGTGGTCTGGAGGGATTCGCGGCGGGGACCCCGGCTGTGCACTCGACGAGTTCCGTGCACGAGGAAACGGCAAATTTTGCGGGGGTTGGCGTGGACGAGGAGAGCAGCGGCAGTGAGGCCGTGCTGGGGGAGACAGCGGAGCCGGAGCCGGAGGGAGAGGGGGAAGCGGAAGTGGAGGGGGAACGATCGTACTGGTCTGCGGGGGAGCCCCGTGCAACGAAAAGCTCGAAATCGGATTCGTTCTCGCAGACATCTTTGTCGCATAATTCATTGCATAATTCATTTTCGCAAACGCCCGAGCCCCCGAGCGAGTCCCCTTTGCCCGAAGCGCCCCTTTTAGCCGAGCCCCCCCGCACGTCGTGGCAGAAGTTTTTCGCGCGCGCGAGGAAAATCACCCGGGACTTCCCCAGGGACCTCCCCGCGTGGAAGCAGACGGGGGCCCGTGTGGTGGGGTACGTGCCGGCGGTGTTCCTCGGGGTGCTCATGAACATCTTGGACGCGCTCTCGTACGGAATGATCATGTTCCCGTTGAGCGAGCCGTGCTTTAAGGACATGGGTCCGGCGGGATTATCGATGTTTTACGTTTCGACGATCGTGTCACAGCTTGTTTTTTCGCTGGGCGGGTCGGCGTTCAAGTCCGGGATCGGCTCCGAGATGATCGAGGTGACGCCCTTTTTCCACAAAATGGCCTCCAGCATCATGGTGAGTCTCGGGGAGGACAACAAAGACGCGGTGGTCGCCACGACGATAGTGACGCTGGCCTTTTCTTCGGTGGTGACCGGGTTGTGCTTCGGGCTGCTCGGGAAATTCCGGCTGGGTAGGCTCGTGGGCTTTTTCCCACGCCACATCCTCGTGGGCTGCGTTGGCGGAGTGGGATACTTTTTGGTGGTCACCGCGATCGAGGTGTGCTCGCGGATTGATGGCGGGATCCACTACAACGCGGCGGTGCTGCGCTATCTTCTGCAGCCGCTGGTTTTCTTACAGTGGACCGTGCCGCTAGCGCTGTGTGCCGTGCTTGTGCTTGCGGAGCGCTTCGTGCGCAGCCCGCTCCTTGTGCCGGGATACATCATCGCCGTGTTTGCCGCATTCCATGCGCTCGTTGCCGCTGTCCCGCAGTGGTCGCTCGGCGCCGCCCGGCGCTTCGGCTGGGTCTTCGCCGCGCAGCGCTCCGCAGGCCCCTGGTACGGCTTCTATGCGCTCTACCGCTGGCGCATCGTCGACTGGTGGCTCGTCCTTGCGCAGATGCCAACCATCCTTGCGCTAACCTTCTTCGGCGTCCTCCACGTGCCCATCAACGTCCCCGCATTGGCGCTATCCACAGGGCAGGGCGCAGACGGCGCAGACGCCGTCGATGTCGACCGCGAGTTGCTGGCGCACGGCATCAGCAATGCACTATCCGGCATGCTCGGCGCCATCCAGAATTACTTGGTCTACACAAACTCGGTGCTCTTCATCCGCGCAGGCGCCGACTCGCGCCTCAGCGGCGTCCTCCTTGCGCTGGCTACCGCAGCCGTCATGGTCGCCGGCCCCGCAATCATCGGATACATCCCGGTATGCGTCGTTGGCACTTTGGTGTATCTTTTGGGTTATGAACTCCTCAAAGAGGCACTCTGGGACACAGTGGGCCGCGTGCGGCCCTTCGAGTACGCGACGATCGTCGTTATCGTCGTCACAATGGGCGCAGTCGACTTTGTTGCGGGAATAATCGTTGGAATTTTGCTTGCGTGCGTGTCTTTCGTGGTAGAGGCTGCGGGGCGCGAGGTCGTGCGCGGCGTCTACAGCGGGCGCTATGCGCGCTCGATCGTTGTGCGCCACCCAAAGCAGATTGAGTTCCTTGCGCGGGTCGGCCGCCAGACCTGCGTCTTCAAGCTTGCGGGTTCGCTATTCTTCGGCTCGATCGGCCGGCTCGAGGAGCGCGTGCGCACGCGCTTTGCGCACCACGCCTGGCTGCGCGACCCCATTAAGTTCCTCATTCTTGACGTCAACGGCGTCCCGGGCATCGATTTCTCCGCCGCAGAGGGCTTCAAGCGCATCCGCAACCTTGCGCTCGACCGCGGCTGCTATCTTCTCATCTCCTCTGTCGATGCGCACTCCGTCATGGTGCGCGCGCTCGAGGACTGCGGCCTCTGGGAGGACCCGCGCGACCGCGCCCGCGTCCAGCTCTTTCACGATCTCAATTCTGCGCTCGAATGGTGCGAAAACAGGTTCTTGGCGGACGTGGCGGCGTATGCACGCGGTAGCGCAGCGCTCGACAGCCCAGGAACATCTCCAACGGGCATCGCGATCCGCTCCCGTCGCGCTTCCAAAATCGGCGCCAGACCCCGCAGCGCTTCCCACGCGCAGACTTCCCGCAGACTCCCAATGGCGCTCCTCCAGAACGCGGGATTCTCCCCTTCGGAGCACATCCCACTTCTCTCGGCGTCGCCACGCCGCGCGCAGTTCGTCTCGGCCGCCCAGAAGTCCCTTTCCGCCGAGCGCCGCGAGCTCTTGAAGTCCGCTGCCCCGCCCGCACAGCCGTTGCCCCTCGTCTTGAAAATCATGCAGGGCCTCGCCGACTCCCTCAGCGAATCCCTCTGGGCTGCCTTGTGCCCCTACCTCCGGAAATCCGTCTTTGGCGCCGCACGCACCATCTACTCCCGGGGATCCGACCCCGTTGCCCTTTTCTTCGTCGAGCACGGCCTCATCAACTACCGCATGACTTTCAACAACTTGAATCTCAGCCTCCGCAGCTCCGTGCTCCCCCTCACGCTCTTCGGCGACATCATCGCGTCCCACTCCGACGACAGGAAAATTGTTTACACCGCAGAGTCCGCATCCACCGTCTGGGTGCTCGACGCCGCTTCCATCGGCAGGCTCCGCGCCGACAACGCCGAGCTCTACGAGCAGCTTCTTGTTGTCTGCCTCCGGCTCTCCGCCCAGCGGGCCGATACCATCGCCTCCAACATCATGGTGTCGTCCTGA